One genomic segment of Gimesia sp. includes these proteins:
- a CDS encoding molybdenum cofactor biosynthesis protein MoaE, giving the protein MPDSIAIVEEPIDYTALTEQVRSNACGAVVLFMGTVREMTQGKQTVALDYEAYPEMAYKTMQQLIDEARAKWDVHLIGIEHRVGHLTLGEISVAIAVSSAHRNEAFEAGRFLIDRLKEIVPIWKKENWADGTTEWEHPGVTAE; this is encoded by the coding sequence ATGCCCGACTCGATTGCGATTGTAGAAGAACCGATTGACTACACTGCCCTGACCGAACAGGTTCGTTCGAATGCCTGTGGTGCCGTGGTGCTGTTCATGGGGACGGTCCGGGAAATGACCCAGGGCAAGCAGACCGTCGCGCTCGACTACGAAGCGTACCCGGAGATGGCGTATAAAACGATGCAGCAGTTGATTGACGAAGCCCGTGCGAAATGGGATGTGCATTTAATCGGCATTGAACACCGTGTCGGACATCTGACGCTGGGAGAAATCAGCGTGGCGATCGCCGTCAGCTCGGCACATCGCAATGAAGCGTTCGAAGCCGGCCGGTTCCTGATTGATCGTCTGAAAGAAATCGTTCCCATCTGGAAAAAAGAGAACTGGGCCGACGGGACCACGGAATGGGAACATCCGGGGGTCACGGCAGAATAA
- a CDS encoding MoaD/ThiS family protein, with amino-acid sequence MTASSIQVRLFARARELAGSDTISIKAVDNMTVAGLRTAIAEQYPELQSLSGQLFIAIDNAYAGEEQPLTAEQEIACFPPVSGG; translated from the coding sequence ATGACAGCCTCCTCCATTCAGGTCCGATTATTTGCCCGTGCCCGGGAACTGGCAGGCAGTGATACCATCAGCATCAAAGCCGTTGACAACATGACGGTGGCCGGGTTGCGAACTGCGATTGCAGAACAGTATCCTGAACTGCAGTCCTTGAGCGGTCAACTGTTTATCGCCATCGACAATGCTTATGCAGGCGAAGAACAGCCACTCACCGCGGAACAGGAAATTGCCTGTTTCCCGCCGGTAAGCGGTGGCTGA